From the Lathyrus oleraceus cultivar Zhongwan6 chromosome 4, CAAS_Psat_ZW6_1.0, whole genome shotgun sequence genome, one window contains:
- the LOC127075272 gene encoding uncharacterized protein LOC127075272 gives MDLLCAAYSNDDEEEEPKRMKLSDHTPTTSSKSSTLSSLHTQTLVPGSYVSKRQRASMASISAASLTLSSSPSFTLYGSILEADIPHNILALLRSEAKGHKSLNSVSEKLSVSLSGHTRAVNAIHWSSTHAHLLASAGMDNMVCIWNVWSRDKKKACVLNFHNAAVKDVKWSQQGNFLLSCGYDCTSRLIDVEKGMETQVFREDQMVGVIKFHPDNSNLFLSGGSKGHIKLWDIRTGKVVHNYNRNLGSILDVEFTTNRKQFISSSDVSGSNISENSIIVWDVSRQVPLSNQVYVEAYTCPCVRSHPFDPVFVAQSNGNYVAMFSSTPPYRLNKYKRYESHGVSGFHIKCNFSLDGKKLASGSSDGSIYIYDYQSSKVIKKIKAFGQACMDISFHPVMPNVFASCSWDGSVSVFE, from the exons ATGGATCTTCTATGCGCCGCATATTCAAATGACGACGAAGAAGAAGAACCTAAACGAATGAAATTATCTGACCATACTCCCACAACCTCATCAAAATCTTCAACTCTTTCGAGCCTCCATACACAAACTCTCGTTCCAGGTAGCTATGTTTCCAAAAGACAACGCGCTTCCATGGCTTCCATCTCTGCTGCATCTCTTACCCTTTCATCGTCTCCGTCTTTCACATTATATG GGAGTATCTTGGAGGCTGATATACCCCATAACATTTTAGCATTGTTGAGAAGTGAAGCAAAGGGTCATAAAAGCCTAAACTCGGTATCTGAAAAGCTATCTGTATCTCTATCTGGACATACAAGAGCTGTCAATGCTATACATTGGTCATCAACTCACG CTCACCTCCTTGCATCTGCTGGGATGGACAATATGGTATGCATATGGAACGTATGGAGCAGAGATAAGAAGAAAGCATGTGTGCTAAACTTCCACAATGCCGCTGTGAAAGATGTGAAATGGTCTCAACAAGGGAACTTCTTGCTTTCTTGTGGATATGATTGCACATCAAGGTTGATTGATGTTGAAAAAGGGATGGAAACTCAGGTTTTCAGAGAAGATCAAATGGTTGGAGTTATAAAGTTCCACCCAGACAATTCAAATCTCTTCCTTTCTGGGGGATCTAAGGGGCATATCAAACTATGGGATATCAGAACTGGCAAAGTTGTGCATAACTATAATCGAAATTTAGGTTCCATTTTAGATGTTGAGTTTACAACGAACCGGAAGCAATTCATTTCTTCTAGTGATGTATCTGGGAGCAATATCAGTGAGAATTCTATTATCGTTTGGGATGTCTCAAGACAGGTGCCGTTGTCTAATCAG GTTTATGTGGAGGCTTATACTTGTCCCTGCGTTAGGTCCCATCCCTTTGATCCAGTTTTTGTTGCTCAATCAAACGGTAACTATGTCGCAATGTTTAGTTCAACTCCCCCATACAGACTCAACAAATATAAGAGATATGAGAGTCATGGGGTTTCTGGATTTCATATTAAGTGCAATTTCAGCTTGGATGGGAAAAAGCTTGCATCAGGCTCTTCCGATGGATCAATATACATATATGATTATCAGTCATCCAAAGTAATTAAGAAAATAAAAGCCTTTGGCCAAGCATGCATGGACATTTCCTTCCACCCAGTTATGCCTAATGTTTTTGCTTCATGCTCATGGGATGGAAGTGTTTCTGTTTTCGAGTAA